TAAATGACGAGAGGAAGAATAAGACAAATGCATGTAATATAAAAAACACGCATTATGAGTCGTGATGAAAACTTTTTAAACTTTAAAAAGTCTTTTTTGTTAGAATTACTATTCATATACTACGATTGCCTGAGCCTTTTTTCTATGCATACACCATTCATTTCCAGTCTGCAACATCCAATTGTTAAACATTTATACAAACTCAAAAATGACCGCGACTACCGCAGAGAATTTGGCTATCTCGTGATGACCGGGGATCGTGTTATTCATGAGTTAAATAAATATTTTAAAATCAAAACACTGCTCATTAAAAAAGGGACTGAATCTCAATATCAAAATTTGGCCGCTTCCTCGATATACAGTGTGACAGAAGAAATTCTGAAAAAAATTGCCGGAACGATTGCCCCCCAAAATGTACTTGCTGAAATCAAAATGCCCTCCTTGCATTCTCAAATTAAATACGAACCCCTCCTCATTTTAGATGGGGTCAGTGATCCCGGAAATACGGGAACTTTGCTTCGATCTGCGTTGGCTTTTGATTTTAAACAGGTGGCCTTTATGCCACACTCTTGTGACCCCTACAACGAAAAGGCCTTAAGAAGCGCGCGAGGTGCGACATTTTTTCTTGATTTGATTGAAATGAATCAAGACAAAATCATCGATCAACTTAAAGAGCTCGATCTTCCCTTATACCGAGCAGATATTAATGGCCAATATTTAGATCAACTTGCATTATCAACACAACCTTGCGCGCTCATATTAGGTCACGAATCTCACGGAGTTTCTAATACTTTTTGTAAAAATTCAAAGACAATGACCATTCGAATGAATACTCTAGTTGATTCTCTCAATGTTGGCGTTGCAGGAAGCGTATTAATGTATGAAATATCACAAGCGATGAGACAATGATGAACGACACCGATGATTTCCTCGATTTTGAAGAAGCCTATCATTCAAAGGACAAAAAACATTCGAGAAAAGAGCGCAATATAGCAAAACAAAAAGATCGCTCAAAATATAAAAAAACAGATCAAGATAAAAAACCATCTCGAGATGACACATTGAAAAATGATGAACATCTCGGGCGTGTTTTACAAGTCTTACCGGAACATAGTGCTCTTATTGAATCCGATCACATATCCTATACCTGCTCTTTTAAAGGCTCAATGCGTTTTGAGAAAAATGCAATGCGCAATATCATTGCTGTCGGTGATTTAGTTCATTTTATCAAAGAATCCCAAACCGATGGATTAATCACTCACGTCCGCACACGACATTCCATCCTCACACGTATCGAATCTAAACAAACTCAACGGCAACAAATTTTAGCTGCTAATGTTGATCAAGTATTAATTACCGTTTCTGTCATCCAACCTAGACTAAAACCTCATCTCATTGATCGTTATATTATTGCTTGTAAATCGGGAAATATGGTCCCCATTATTTTATTAAATAAAGTTGATCTATTAATAGATCCCCCCTCTTCTATTTCTGACAAAGAAGTGACTGAATCGCAAGAGCTTTTTGAAGAAATCGAAGAACTCTACAGCCGTTTAGGGTATTTGACATTGCCCATTAGTGCCGTGAGCGGGAGAGGTCTCCACGAATTAAAGACGATCATGCATAACAAAATATCTGTCTTCTCAGGTCAATCCGGAGTCGGTAAAACAACCTTAATTAATGCCATTTCCGGAAAAGATTTTAAAACAAGCGATGTGATGATTCATAGCCAAAAGGGAATGCACACAACAACCTCTGCCTTATTATTTGCGATTGAGCCCAACACATATTGTGTCGATACCCCGGGGATCAAAAGTTTTGGAATGGGGATAATCCCACAGGAAGTTCTGCGCTCGTATTTTGAAGAAATTACCGCCTATAGTGAGAATTGTAAATTTGCCAGTTGTACCCACATTCATGAACCATCTTGCGCGGTTAAGGAAGCGGTAGAAACAGGAGAAATATCCCATTTGCGTTATCTCTCCTATTGCAATCTCCTTTCTGAAGGCTAATTTTCATTTCATTTCGATATACTATTGCTTATATTTCTATCATTGAGCTCATAATAGGAAAAAAAGGGAGTTACTTATGTCTGAGATCAGTCATGTTCACGCAAGAGAAATTCTTGATTCAAGAGGAAACCCCACAGTTCAAGTTGAAGTCATTTTGCAGGATGGCTCCATGGGAGTTGCTAAAGTTCCTTCAGGAGCTTCCACCGGGGAACACGAATCACTTGAACTTCGAGATCAGGATAAAAAAAGATACAATGGGAAAGGTGTCTTAAAGGCTGTTAATAATGTCAATCAACTTCTTGCTCCACTTTTAATGGGCCGGTGCGTTCTCGATCAAATTGAATTAGATCACCTCATGATTGCTGCAGATGGAACTCCTAATAAGTCTAAATTCGGTGCCAATGCGATCTTAGGTTGTTCACTTGCAATCGCACGCGCTGCAAGCAATTTCCTTAATATTCCCCTTTACCGCTATCTTGGGGGAGTCGATGCAAGACAGATGCCCATCCCAATGATGAATATTTTAAATGGTGGCGTTCATGCTGAAAATACCATTGATTTTCAAGAATTCATGATCCGACCAATTGGAGCAGAAAATTTTTCTGAGGCCCTGCGGATGGG
This is a stretch of genomic DNA from Simkaniaceae bacterium. It encodes these proteins:
- a CDS encoding RNA methyltransferase, giving the protein MHTPFISSLQHPIVKHLYKLKNDRDYRREFGYLVMTGDRVIHELNKYFKIKTLLIKKGTESQYQNLAASSIYSVTEEILKKIAGTIAPQNVLAEIKMPSLHSQIKYEPLLILDGVSDPGNTGTLLRSALAFDFKQVAFMPHSCDPYNEKALRSARGATFFLDLIEMNQDKIIDQLKELDLPLYRADINGQYLDQLALSTQPCALILGHESHGVSNTFCKNSKTMTIRMNTLVDSLNVGVAGSVLMYEISQAMRQ
- the rsgA gene encoding ribosome small subunit-dependent GTPase A, whose product is MMNDTDDFLDFEEAYHSKDKKHSRKERNIAKQKDRSKYKKTDQDKKPSRDDTLKNDEHLGRVLQVLPEHSALIESDHISYTCSFKGSMRFEKNAMRNIIAVGDLVHFIKESQTDGLITHVRTRHSILTRIESKQTQRQQILAANVDQVLITVSVIQPRLKPHLIDRYIIACKSGNMVPIILLNKVDLLIDPPSSISDKEVTESQELFEEIEELYSRLGYLTLPISAVSGRGLHELKTIMHNKISVFSGQSGVGKTTLINAISGKDFKTSDVMIHSQKGMHTTTSALLFAIEPNTYCVDTPGIKSFGMGIIPQEVLRSYFEEITAYSENCKFASCTHIHEPSCAVKEAVETGEISHLRYLSYCNLLSEG